From Montipora foliosa isolate CH-2021 chromosome 6, ASM3666993v2, whole genome shotgun sequence, a single genomic window includes:
- the LOC138006747 gene encoding zinc finger protein 709-like, translated as MMSRSVKHRNCRTVNRGSWFIQRRSCLKRERSLVRCKEVHTGEKPYECKQCGKCFGQTGTLKTHERVHTGEKPYKCQHCGKCFSQAGTLKAHERVHTGEKPYECKQCGKCFSLAHHLRTHERVHTGEKPYECKECGKCFSVAGHLKTHERVHTGEKPYKCKQCGKCFREGGKLKTHERVHTGEKPYECRQCGKCFSVIGSLQKHERIHSGEKPYECKQCGKCFTQAGNLRTHKRVHTGEKSFECKQCGKCFRLAGHLRIHERVHTGEKPYICKQCGKCFSVKGSLKIHERTHSREKPYECKQCGKCFTQAGNLRTHKRVHTGEKPFECKQCGKCFSVPGNLKKHERVHTGEKPYECKQCGKCYTQAGDLRRHERVHTGEKPHECKQCGKCFSEAGSLKIHERVHTGVKPYECKQCGKCFSLAGHLKRHKRIHTGEKPYECKECGKCFSVAGHLRSHERVHTGDTPYQCKQCGKCFSQAGNLKKHEIVVHNGQKRYKRKQIEKSFRNSKSVRKHEKARKGSSSANGHKVENRRPCTRQNHSSHQGVKYSCWLCQEELSSEELLLAHYQNHMVFEEPST; from the coding sequence ATGATGTCGAGGTCAGTCAAGCACAGGAACTGCCGTACTGTCAACAGGGGCTCTTGGTTTATCCAGAGAAGAAGCTGTCTCAAAAGAGAACGAAGTCTTGTGAGATGTAAAgaagtccatactggagagaagccttatgaatgcaaacagtgtggcaagtgttttggcCAAACAGGAACATTGAAGACACACGAAAGAGTCCacactggagagaagccttataaatgccaacattgtggcaagtgttttagtcaAGCAGGAACATTGAAggcacatgaaagagtccatactggagagaagccttatgagtGCAAACAATGCGGTAAGTGCTTTAGCTTGGCACAtcatttaaggacacatgaaagagtccacactggagagaagccttatgaatgtaAAGAATGTGGCAAGTGCTTTAGCGTGGCAGGTCATTTAaagacacatgaaagagtccatactggagaaaagccttataaatgcaaacaatgtggcaagtgttttcgCGAAGGAGGAAAATTAAAGACACATGAAAgggtccatactggagagaagccttatgaatgcagacaatgtggaaagtgttttagtgTAATAGGAAGTTTACAGAAACATGAAAGAATCCAttctggagagaagccttacgaatgcaaacaatgtggcaagtgttttacccAAGCAGGAAACTTGCGGACACAtaaaagagtccatactggagaaaagtcttttgaatgcaaacaatgtggcaagtgtttcagGCTAGCAGGACATTTGAGgatacatgaaagagtccatactggagagaaaccttatatatgcaaacaatgtggaaagtgttttagtgTAAAAGGAAGTTTAAAGATACATGAAAGAACCCATTCCagagaaaagccttatgaatgcaaacaatgtggcaagtgttttacccAAGCAGGAAACTTGCGGACACAtaaaagagtccatactggagaaaagccttttgaatgcaaacaatgtggcaagtgttttagcgtcccaggaaatttaaagaaacatgaaagagtccatactggagagaagccgtatgaatgcaaacaatgtggaaagtgttaTACCCAAGCAGGAGATTTGAGGAGAcacgaaagagtccatactggagagaaacctcatgaatgcaaacaatgtggcaagtgttttagcgaagcaggaagcttaaagatacatgaaagagtccatactggagtgaaaccttatgaatgcaaacaatgtggaaagtgcTTTAGCTTAGCAGGTCATTTGAAAAGACATAAAAGaatccatactggagaaaaacccTATGAATGCAAAGAATGTGGCAAGTGCTTTAGCGTGGCAGGTCATTTAAGgtcacatgaaagagtccatactggagacaCGCCTTatcaatgcaaacaatgtggcaagtgtttcagCCAAgcaggaaatttaaagaaacacGAAATAGTAGTCCATAATGGACAGAAGCGTTATAAACGTAAGCAAATAGAAAAGTCTTTTCGCAACAGTAAAAGTGTCAGGAAACATGAAAAAGCACGAAAAGGTTCTTCGAGTGCAAATGGACATAAAGTAGAGAATCGTCGCCCCTGCACTCGGCAAAACCATAGTTCACACCAGGGTGTAAAATACAGCTGTTGGCTTTGCCAGGAAGAGTTGAGCAGTGAGGAGCTTCTTCTTGCACACTACCAAAATCATATGGTATTTGAGGAGCCGTCAACCTGA